In one window of Tubulanus polymorphus chromosome 3, tnTubPoly1.2, whole genome shotgun sequence DNA:
- the LOC141902745 gene encoding PXMP2/4 family protein 2-like, which produces MSLATTSALTADFLQQKYEIYCDRQDGLDKIRSKNIGTASFLTSPLLHYWYIGLDALVPGTGFRVLVKKVILDNTFGIPVDVGSFLSIMSYLEGKSFQEFKEAIMDKGKEIVTVELITCIPVAIIQFGIIPLRFRVAFDSAVTLCFDYLYSYVYFKKHDPEDETILDIISSHSEDDPLAHGTTGGHIMKISARC; this is translated from the coding sequence ATGTCACTAGCGACGACTTCAGCACTGACCGCGGATTTcttacaacagaaatatgaaatctaCTGCGATCGTCAAGATGGACTGGATAAGATTCGTTCGAAAAATATCGGCACGGCTTCTTTTCTAACATCACCGCTATTACATTATTGGTATATAGGATTAGACGCGTTAGTACCGGGAACTGGATTTCGAGTACTCGTAAAAAAAGTAATTCTAGATAATACGTTCGGTATCCCGGTCGATGTGGGCAGTTTCCTCAGTATTATGTCGTATTTGGAAGGGAAATCGTTCCAGGAATTCAAAGAGGCGATAATGGATAAAGGCAAAGAGATAGTTACAGTAGAATTGATAACATGTATTCCAGTAGCGATCATACAGTTCGGAATAATCCCGTTAAGATTTCGCGTAGCGTTCGACAGCGCTGTAACTTTGTGTTTCGATTATTTATATTCGTATGTTTACTTTAAGAAACACGACCCGGAAGATGAGACgatattagatataatatcGTCGCATTCAGAAGACGATCCGTTAGCTCACGGTACGACTGGAGGTCAtatcatgaaaatatcagcgagatgttaa
- the LOC141902629 gene encoding PXMP2/4 family protein 2-like encodes MFPAVRAFVRTTTTMVLSKTPPRVKRTFNKVFGKYLLITNMSLATTSALTADFLQQKYEIYCDRQDGLDKNRSKNIGCSSLISSPLLHYWYIGLDVLFPGTGARVLVKKILLDNVIGIPADIVCFLSIMSYLEGKSFQNFKSSLLEKGKEIFTIEILVCAPAAVVRFGLIPLRFRVAFDSALTLCFDYLYSYVYFKKHDPEDETILDIISSHSEDDPLAHGTTGGHIMKISARC; translated from the coding sequence ATGTTTCCAGCTGTTCGAGCTTTCGTTCGTACGACAACCACGATGGTTTTATCAAAAACTCCACCGCGAGTTAAACGAACTTTCAACAAAGTTTTCGGTAAATATTTACTAATAACAAACATGTCACTAGCGACGACTTCAGCACTGACCGCGGATTTcttacaacagaaatatgaaatctaCTGCGATCGTCAAGATGGACTCGATAAAAACCGTTCCAAAAATATCGGATGTTCGTCGCTGATTAGTTCACCGTTATTACACTATTGGTATATAGGATTAGACGTTTTATTCCCGGGAACTGGAGCGCGAGTTCTCGTTAAAAAGATTCTACTCGATAACGTTATCGGAATTCCAGCGGACATCGTTTGTTTTCTCAGTATTATGTCGTATTTGGAAGGGAAGTCGTTTcagaatttcaaatcttctttATTAGAGAAAGGAAAAGAGATATTCACGATCGAGATTTTAGTTTGCGCTCCGGCCGCTGTTGTTCGGTTCGGGCTAATTCCGTTAAGATTTCGCGTAGCGTTCGATAGCGCTTTAACTTTGTGTTTCGATTATCTATATTCGTATGTTTACTTTAAGAAACACGACCCGGAAGATGAGACgatattagatataatatcGTCGCATTCAGAGGACGATCCGTTAGCTCACGGTACGACTGGAGGTCAtatcatgaaaatatcagcgAGATGTTAG